A single Lactuca sativa cultivar Salinas chromosome 8, Lsat_Salinas_v11, whole genome shotgun sequence DNA region contains:
- the LOC111885603 gene encoding 40S ribosomal protein S2-4: MAERGGERGGFGRGFGGRGGRGGDRGRGRRRGPRRDAEEEKWVPVTKLGRLVKDGKISKLEEVYLHSLPIKEHQIIDQILPSLKDEVMKIMPVQKQTRAGQRTRFKAFVVVGDGNGHVGLGVKCSKEVATAIRGAIILAKLSVIPVRRGYWGNKIGKPHTVPCKVTGKCGSVTVRLVPAPRGAGIVAARVPKKVLQMAGIDDVFTSSRGSTKTLGNFVKATFDCLLKTYGFLTPDFWRETRFSRSPFQEYTDLLAKPTTKAITYVEDVAAEIAA; this comes from the exons ATGGCTGAGAGAGGCGGAGAACGCGGTGGATTCGGTAGGGGGTTTGGAGGCAGAGGAGGCCGAGGTGGAGACCGTGGCAGAGGCCGCCGTCGTGGTCCACGTCGGGATGCTGAAGAAGAAAAGTGGGTGCCCGTCACCAAGCTTGGTCGTCTCGTGAAAGACGGTAAGATTTCCAAACTCGAGGAAGTCTACCTTCACTCCCTACCAATCAAAGAACACCAGATCATTGATCAGATCCTCCCTTCACTCAAAGACGAGGTCATGAAAATCATGCCTGTCCAGAAGCAGACTCGTGCTGGACAACGAACTCGGTTCAAGGCTTTTGTGGTTGTTGGAGATGGTAACGGCCACGTCGGGTTGGGCGTTAAGTGTTCGAAGGAAGTCGCAACGGCGATTAGGGGTGCGATTATATTGGCGAAGTTGTCGGTGATTCCGGTGAGGAGAGGTTATTGGGGAAACAAGATTGGTAAGCCACATACCGTTCCGTGCAAGGTCACCGGTAAATGTGGTTCAGTTACCGTTCGATTGGTTCCGGCACCCCGTGGTGCAGGGATTGTGGCTGCTAGAGTTCCGAAGAAGGTCCTTCAGATGGCTGGTATCGATGATGTGTTTACATCTTCCCGTGGTTCTACCAAGACACTTGGAAACTTTGTCAAG GCTACTTTTGATTGCCTTCTGAAGACTTATGGATTCTTGACTCCTGACTTCTGGAGGGAGACAAGATTCAGTAGATCTCCATTCCAAGAGTATACTGATTTGCTTGCAAAGCCCACCACAAAGGCAATTACTTATGTTGAGGATGTTGCTGCTGAAATTGCTGCTTGA